A genomic segment from Torulaspora delbrueckii CBS 1146 chromosome 3, complete genome encodes:
- the MKT1 gene encoding Mkt1p (similar to Saccharomyces cerevisiae MKT1 (YNL085W); ancestral locus Anc_2.205), producing MAIKSLESYLFERGLVGSYPIEALKNAMLGIDVNHYISRLLTSKREQYLDAIGGFPTSLKMYLESDLKIFREYKITPVFVFNGTLISNQLEDSGYLNGFATEASAVALSSPGSNSSSGSNAPMYSANSSVSANKEAIFVQRHRGWTQXXNNLMNSNQSSYIDQPVQPQEPFRYNATIESKRFQADLIAYFIDNDIIYQVAPYTSWSQLSYLLNSGYIDAIYGPTDCLMLSDVSKFILGMEFPNKEFRFIDKARVLKELDCSHDEFVDIAMAVGNDLQPTALPPLQIYPGSQLFEIALEMVITTGTNFYAYQFSNPIKNESADCVERYQKGMSALRYMPVLKDSGKVELRVEPESASEFMGGIEDTYGGKQGAFGDNVIPTETSQAASPSPRPIPSDVHDFIAQQLPSEYYFYKSLGLVSGKLFDAITTGVYPEEPPLDGGSTNSYRNLIKKSVDFFKNKEINLLTQPINRYYQIKPIKQIKWYAPEDAILLTNRTTPSIFDKLNRLVVKTDDGDRTFSIAEFITLINNSKNLAKDFISDKVIFPNSVSPKQKLSGSFDLLSTSFLRTLYQLEFFEFDLDKGILQPTKWGSVLLNLDDLQVDAKYYEPILVLLVFLKLDVLSLSQDTVPSALSSLSQATLRSYPQESLFILLLTRVLTLYQVDQKPSNYHGPVDKKTLIFRDHLDFVKANLNEMYEAVTVSSLTSGEFDRTLLEGREWQTTIVRNMPFKLTTPNTIMAMMWEFFLQKYLHNGNAKADALTLISTEFSSYKSTPNLEEQMSKSQEFLQQCSRVLNALGSVNLIKSDDASLFEKAVEFSGKAIAD from the coding sequence ATGGCCATCAAATCTTTGGAGTCCTATTTGTTCGAAAGAGGACTGGTTGGATCGTACCCTATTGAagcattgaaaaatgctaTGTTAGGTATTGATGTGAACCATTACATTTCCAGACTTCTGACGAGTAAAAGAGAACAGTATTTGGATGCCATTGGTGGGTTTCCTACcagtttgaagatgtaCTTGGAgagtgatttgaaaatttttagGGAATACAAGATAACACCTGTGTTTGTCTTTAACGGAACTTTGATTAGCAACCAACTGGAAGACTCGGGTTATCTCAATGGTTTTGCTACGGAGGCCTCGGCAGTTGCGTTAAGTTCCCCTGGTtctaactcttcttcaggaaGTAACGCACCAATGTACTCGGCAAACTCATCCGTGAGTGCTAACAAGGAGGCCATTTTTGTTCAAAGGCATAGAGGCTGGACTCAATNNNAgaacaatttgatgaaCAGCAACCAATCATCGTACATTGATCAACCAGTTCAACCACAGGAGCCATTCAGATACAACGCGACCATTGAATCTAAGAGGTTTCAAGCAGATCTGATTGCTtatttcatcgataacgATATCATTTATCAGGTTGCTCCATATACCTCATGGTCTCAACTATCATATCTGTTAAACAGCGGCTATATCGATGCTATCTATGGTCCTACCGACTGTCTAATGCTTTCAGATGTGAGTAAATTTATTCTAGGTATGGAATTCCCCAATAAAGAGTTTAGGTTCATTGATAAGGCGCGAGTTCTAAAAGAGCTCGATTGTTCACATGATGAGTTCGTCGATATTGCCATGGCAGTTGGTAACGATTTACAGCCAACTGCTTTACCTCCCTTACAGATCTATCCCGGTTCACAATTGTTTGAGATCGCACTGGAAATGGTTATTACAACTGGTACAAACTTTTATGCTTACCAGTTTTCCAACCCAATCAAGAATGAGAGTGCAGACTGTGTGGAAAGATATCAAAAAGGCATGTCAGCGTTGAGATACATGCCTGTATTAAAGGACAGCGGCAAAGTTGAACTTCGGGTTGAACCAGAATCCGCTTCTGAATTCATGGGTGGGATTGAAGATACTTACGGAGGAAAGCAAGGAGCTTTTGGCGATAACGTAATTCCTACTGAAACTTCACAAGCTGCGTCGCCATCTCCACGGCCAATCCCTTCCGATGTGCATGACTTCATCGCTCAGCAGCTCCCTTCTGAGTATTATTTTTACAAGTCCCTGGGACTTGTCAGTGGAAAGTTGTTCGATGCTATCACGACTGGTGTTTATCCTGAGGAACCACCGCTAGATGGTGGATCAACAAACTCTTATAGAAACCTGATTAAAAAGTCcgttgattttttcaaaaacaaagaGATTAATCTTTTGACGCAGCCTATCAATAGGTACTATCAAATTAAACCAATAAAGCAAATTAAATGGTATGCTCCGGAAGACGCAATATTGTTGACAAATAGAACTactccttcaattttcGACAAGTTGAACAGACTTGTGGTCAAGACTGATGACGGAGACAGAACCTTCAGTATTGCGGAATTCATCACCCTGATTAACAATTCCAAGAACCTGGCGAAGGATTTTATCAGCGATAAGGTGATCTTCCCAAACTCCGTATCTCCAAAACAAAAGCTATCTGGAAGTTTCGATTTGCTATCAACTAGTTTCTTAAGGACTCTTTACCAGTTGGAGTTTTTtgagtttgatcttgataaGGGAATATTACAGCCAACGAAATGGGGTTCTGTGctcttgaatttggatgaCTTGCAAGTCGATGCAAAATACTATGAACCAATACTCGTCTTGTTGGTGTTTCTGAAATTGGATGTTCTTTCACTATCCCAGGACACCGTTCCATCTGCCCTCTCGTCCCTTTCTCAAGCAACGCTTCGCTCCTATCCTCAAGAATCATTGTTCATCTTACTTTTGACCCGAGTTTTAACTTTGTATCAAGTCGATCAAAAGCCATCCAATTACCACGGCCCAGTAGACAAAAAGACCTTGATTTTCAGAgatcatttggatttcGTTAAGGCAAACCTTAATGAGATGTATGAAGCCGTTACTGTTTCGTCCTTAACATCTGGAGAGTTCGACCGGACTTTGCTAGAGGGGAGAGAATGGCAAACCACCATAGTGAGAAATATGCCTTTCAAGTTGACTACCCCCAATACTATCATGGCAATGATGTGGGAATTTTTCTTACAAAAATACCTGCATAATGGTAATGCTAAGGCCGATGCACTTACTCTAATTTCCACTGAGTTTAGCAGTTATAAATCTACtccaaatttggaagagCAAATGTCCAAATCACAGGAATTTTTACAGCAATGTTCTCGAGTTCTGAATGCATTGGGGTCAGTAAACTTGATAAAGAGCGACGATGCCTCATTATTTGAGAAAGCTGTTGAGTTTAGTGGCAAAGCAATTGCGGATTAA
- the CCT2 gene encoding chaperonin-containing T-complex subunit CCT2 (similar to Saccharomyces cerevisiae CCT2 (YIL142W); ancestral locus Anc_2.206), protein MSVNIFGDQVTEERAENARMAAFVGAIAVGDLVKSTLGPKGMDKLLQSASSDSSLVTNDGATILKSIPLDNPAAKVLVNISKVQDDEVGDGTTSVTVLSAELLREAEKLIDQSKIHPQTIIEGYRIASQAALAGLEKAAIDNSEDVAKFHDDLVHIAKTTLSSKILSQDKDYFAKLATDAILRLKGSTDLEHIQIIKIIGGKLSDSFLDEGFILAKKFGNSQPRRVENAKILIANTSLDTDKVKVFGTKFKVDSTSKLAQLEKAEREKMKNKIAKISKFGINTFINRQLIYDYPEQLFTDLGINSIEHADFEGVERLALVTGGEVVSTFDQPEKCKLGECDLIEEIMIGEDSFLKFSGCKAGEACTIVLRGATDQVLDEAERSLHDALSVLSQTTKETRTVLGGGCAEMIMSKSVDTIAQNVDGKKSLAVEAFARALRQLPTILADNAGFDSSELVAKLRSSIYNGMSTSGLDLNAGVIADMRDLGVVESYKLKKAVVSSASEAAEVLLRVDNIIRARPRTANRQHM, encoded by the coding sequence ATGAGTGTTAATATTTTTGGAGACCAGGTGACAGAAGAGAGGGCAGAAAACGCTCGTATGGCCGCCTTTGTAGGTGCCATCGCCGTGGGTGATCTTGTGAAAAGCACCCTGGGTCCAAAAGGTATGGATAAGCTATTACAAAGTGCTTCTAGCGATTCGTCGTTAGTAACCAATGATGGTGCtacaattttgaaatctATTCCATTAGACAATCCTGCGGCAAAAGTTCTAGTGAATATAAGTAAAGTCCAAGACGATGAGGTTGGTGATGGTACCACAAGTGTTACCGTATTGAGCGCCGAATTACTCAGAGAAGCAGAGAAATTAATCGATCAATCCAAAATTCACCCACAGACAATTATAGAGGGTTATCGAATTGCTTCCCAGGCGGCCTTGGCAGGACTTGAGAAAGCTGCCATTGATAACTCAGAGGATGTTGCTAAGTTCCACGATGACCTTGTTCACATTGCTAAGACAACGTTATCATCCAAAATCTTGTCTCAGGACAAGGACTATTTCGCCAAGTTGGCTACAGATGCTATTCTAAGATTGAAGGGCTCCACGGATCTTGAACACATTCAAATCATTAAGATCATCGGTGGTAAGTTATCAGACTCTTTCCTAGATGAAGGCTTTATTCTTGCGAAGAAATTTGGTAACAGTCAACCAAGAAGAGTCGAAAACGCCAAGATATTGATTGCAAACACATCTTTGGATACTGACAAAGTCAAGGTGTTTGGCACGAAGTTCAAGGTCGACTCCACCTCCAAACTAGCTCAACTAGAGAAGGCTGAGCGCgagaaaatgaagaacaagataGCGAAGATCTCGAAATTTGGCATCAACACATTTATTAACAGACAGCTGATTTATGACTACCCAGAGCAACTTTTCACTGACCTGGGAATCAACTCTATTGAGCACGCAGATTTCGAAGGTGTAGAAAGACTGGCTTTAGTCACTGGTGGTGAAGTAGTATCAACGTTTGACCAACCAGAAAAATGTAAACTAGGTGAATGTGATCTGATCGAAGAGATCATGATTGGTGAGGATTCATTCCTAAAATTCAGTGGTTGTAAGGCTGGTGAAGCTTGTACTATCGTTTTAAGAGGTGCAACTGACCAGGTATTGGATGAGGCAGAAAGGTCATTACACGACGCACTTTCGGTGCTTTCTCAAACTACTAAGGAAACGAGAACTGTCTTGGGTGGTGGTTGCGCCGAAATGATCATGTCCAAATCAGTCGATACCATTGCACAAAATGTCGATGGTAAAAAATCTTTAGCAGTAGAAGCATTTGCTCGAGCATTGAGACAATTACCTACTATATTGGCCGACAATGCAGGGTTTGACAGCAGCGAACTTGTGGCAAAGCTGCGGTCTTCAATTTACAATGGTATGTCTACGTCAGGACTCGACTTAAATGCAGGAGTTATTGCTGACATGAGGGATTTGGGTGTTGTGGAGAGTTATAAATTAAAGAAGGCCGTTGTTAGCTCTGCATCAGAAGCTGCTGAAGTTTTGCTGAGGGTGGATAACATTATTCGTGCAAGACCAAGAACGGCAAACAGACAACACATGTAG
- the END3 gene encoding End3p (similar to Saccharomyces cerevisiae END3 (YNL084C); ancestral locus Anc_2.207) encodes MPKLEQFEIKKYWQIFSGLKPVDNKVNHDQVLPILYNSKLDSSVLNKIWFLADIDDDDSLDFEEFVICMRLIFDMVNKNIDKVPDELPDWLIPGSKTNLIKERKQRKQQENADIPKTEAPEVDWYMSPEDVTQYQKILDTCERSRDGTVTFPSLSYAIKSKFFNVGPSDLDKVWNLVNPKSLSSIDKDPAFYFIHCLRQFNDVGARIPSELPKAMADICNKERVSYDLNSPQADVKKVISEPSQTSKSNTQETGKSGGHRQAASYSSVDSVTDIETLERDLAQLDTELSQVEAKNASASSQNSVRTLREQFEGLLRYKQQQTLEHTENSRISVPINSRAVKEDLDNIEEQITILESYLSNRQSELQSLRNEIKSIH; translated from the coding sequence ATGCCAAAACTGGAACAATTTGAGATCAAAAAGTACTGGCAGATCTTTTCCGGGCTAAAACCCGTGGATAACAAGGTGAATCACGACCAAGTTCTTCCGATCCTTTACAATTCAAAATTGGATTCATCAGTATTGAATAAGATATGGTTTTTAGCTGATAtagatgatgacgataGTCTGGATTTCGAGGAATTTGTTATTTGCATGAGATTGATCTTTGATATGGTTAATAAGAATATTGATAAAGTTCCAGATGAACTACCGGATTGGCTGATACCAGGTAGCAAAACCAATCTGATTAAGGAGAGAAAACAGAGGAAACAACAGGAAAATGCGGATATCCCCAAGACAGAGGCACCTGAAGTTGACTGGTACATGTCACCAGAAGATGTAACACAGTACCAAAAGATCCTCGACACTTGTGAACGTTCCAGAGACGGAACAGTGACATTCCCTTCTCTGTCATACGCTATtaaatccaaatttttcaatgtGGGGCCCAGTGACCTCGACAAGGTGTGGAATTTGGTCAACCCCAAGAGTCTAAGTTCCATCGATAAGGATCCCGCATTTTATTTCATCCATTGTTTGAGACAATTCAATGACGTTGGAGCAAGGATACCTTCAGAGCTCCCAAAAGCCATGGCCGATATCTGCAATAAAGAGAGGGTGTCCTACGATTTGAACTCCCCGCAGGCGGATGTCAAGAAAGTAATCTCTGAGCCATCTCAAACTAGTAAATCCAACACTCAGGAAACTGGCAAAAGCGGAGGCCACAGACAAGCCGCATCATATTCCTCGGTTGATTCGGTGACAGATATTGAAACTTTAGAACGAGATTTGGCACAGTTGGATACTGAACTGTCTCAAGTGGAAGCCAAAAACGCATCTGCGTCATCCCAAAACTCGGTAAGAACCCTCAGGGAGCAATTTGAAGGTCTGCTGAGATATAAGCAACAACAAACCCTCGAACATACCGAGAATTCACGAATCTCTGTGCCAATAAATAGCAGGGCGGTAAAGGAAGACTTAGACAACATCGAAGAGCAAATTACTATTTTGGAGTCCTATTTGAGCAATAGGCAATCCGAGTTACAATCATTGAGaaatgaaatcaaatcGATCCACTAA
- the AXL2 gene encoding Axl2p (similar to Saccharomyces cerevisiae AXL2 (YIL140W); ancestral locus Anc_2.208): protein MRRLSMPMIQLLVSLLALWTTVYSQPYEAYPIDKQYPPVARVGEQFEFQISNDTFRSSAGDSSQIAYDAYELPSWLSFDSASRVFSGKADSSALDEDDLYFDFILEGTDASDNESLNKTYQLVLTKRSSIEVADNFNLLALLKNYGSTNGKDGLILTPDEIFNVTFERSTFTSDHSVVAYYGRSQVYNAPLPNWLSFDPNNLKFSGTAPVVNSNIAPQVSYGFVLTATDFEGYSGVSVPFNLVIGAHELTTSIQNRLLINVTSSGDFTYQLPLNYVYFDNDPIQSDKLGSIEMVNAPSWVKLDNDTLSGTMPMDSSSENSANFSVAVYDTYDDVIYLNLMIEATSDLFAVTTLPNINATRGEWFQYSFLPSQFTDYSQTNVSVNYSNASQSHDWIHFVSSNMTLHGLVPDDFQSLAMQLVASRDSKSQDLDFQIIGMDSKVNSSNHTNSTTTSSSSLTSTSSATSSTSSSATKITESPSATAAGISPIKKKSNKTTAIACGVAIPLGLIALLGLLLLLFLRRRKNRNANHDNEKSPSISGPDVNNPANKPNQAIVPPVNPFDDDQSSITSSARRLGALNAMRLDEASDSEASTINEKRSSVATDELYQDARSTENLLKKPDTEFFDPQNRSSSVYINSEPANRKSWRYQLSSPTKESVMRDSCISTNTVSTAELLNTEIKDGQNIKKDPRKSTLGIRDSVFLNNNSKSQSSPSMNVRPGTRDSSEGDQLPILDEHSNVSPELKSNTCASSSSSDDFVPVKNGENYDWIHRQKPDRQPSNKRLVQTQNQSKVDIGQAHEVEGHFPEKI from the coding sequence ATGCGACGCCTTTCAATGCCAATGATCCAACTGTTGGTGTCGCTTCTGGCACTTTGGACTACAGTTTACAGTCAACCGTATGAAGCTTACCCGATAGATAAACAATACCCACCAGTGGCGAGAGTCGGTGAACAATTCGAATTCCAGATTTCCAATGATACATTTAGGTCGTCAGCTGGTGATAGCTCTCAAATCGCGTATGACGCGTATGAACTCCCTAGCTGGCTTTCCTTTGACTCAGCTAGCAGGGTATTTTCTGGTAAAGCAGACTCGAGTGCGTTAGATGAAGACGACTTGTACTTTGATTTCATCTTAGAAGGTACTGATGCTTCTGACAATGAAAGTCTCAATAAAACGTATCAGTTGGTGCTGACCAAACGTTCGAGTATCGAAGTTGCTGACAATTTCAATCTGCTAGCcttattgaaaaactaTGGTTCCACTAATGGTAAAGATGGACTCATCTTGACTCCTGATGAGATTTTCAATGTCacatttgaaagatcgACGTTCACAAGCGACCACTCAGTCGTTGCATACTACGGCCGTTCTCAAGTATATAATGCTCCTTTACCAAACTGGTTGTCATTTGACCCaaataatttgaaattcagTGGTACAGCTCCAGTGGTCAATTCCAACATTGCTCCGCAAGTATCTTATGGATTTGTCTTGACAGCCACCGATTTCGAGGGATATTCAGGCGTCAGTGTGCCCTTCAACCTGGTGATCGGTGCGCATGAGTTGACTACATCCATTCAGAATAGGTTGCTCATCAATGTCACAAGTTCCGGTGATTTTACCTATCAATTACCTTTGAATTACGTCTACTTTGATAACGATCCCATTCAATCAGACAAGCTGGGTTCGATCGAAATGGTGAATGCGCCATCCTGGGTGAAGCTCGATAATGACACATTGTCAGGCACAATGCCAATGGACAGCTCATCGGAAAACTCAGCCAACTTCTCGGTGGCAGTTTATGATACTTACGACGATGTTATCTACTTAAATCTTATGATCGAGGCTACAAGCGATCTTTTTGCTGTTACTACACTTCCCAACATCAACGCTACCCGCGGTGAATGGTTCCAGTACAGTTTCCTACCCTCCCAATTCACAGATTACTCACAAACAAATGTCTCCGTCAATTACTCCAATGCGTCGCAATCTCACGACTGGATCCATTTCGTGTCTTCCAATATGACTTTACATGGTCTAGTCCCCGATGACTTCCAGTCATTGGCCATGCAACTGGTAGCGAGCAGAGATTCGAAATCGCAAGACTTGgactttcaaatcattggTATGGACTCTAAGGTGAACAGCAGTAACCATACTAATAGTACAACAACGTCGTCTAGCTCTTTGACGAGTACATCATCTGCCACTTCATCCACTAGCTCATCCGCAACAAAAATTACTGAATCTCCTTCAGCTACAGCGGCTGGCATCTCGCCAataaagaagaaatcaaataaAACAACCGCCATTGCCTGTGGGGTGGCAATTCCTCTGGGTCTTATAGCACTACTAGGCCTTCTACTATTGCTCTTCTTGCGCCGCAGAAAGAATAGAAATGCTAATCATGATAACGAGAAATCTCCTAGCATCAGTGGCCCTGATGTTAATAATCCAGCTAATAAGCcaaatcaagcaattgTACCGCCCGTGAatccatttgatgatgacCAGTCATCGATTACCTCCAGCGCAAGAAGGCTGGGTGCATTGAACGCAATGAGGCTAGATGAGGCTTCTGATTCTGAAGCATCAACGATCAACGAAAAAAGATCTTCTGTCGCTACTGATGAGCTTTACCAAGACGCTCGGAGCACGGAAAATCTTCTAAAGAAGCCGGACACCGAGTTCTTTGACCCCCAGAATAGATCTTCTTCGGTTTACATTAATAGCGAGCCAGCCAACCGTAAATCATGGAGGTATCAGCTGAGCTCACCAACAAAAGAAAGCGTGATGAGAGACAGTTGCATATCAACGAATACTGTCTCTACAGCGGAACTTTTAAACACAGAGATCAAAGACGGCCAAAATATTAAGAAGGATCCGAGGAAATCAACGCTTGGAATCAGGGACTCCGTGTTTCTCAATAACAACTCAAAATCCCAGTCTTCACCTTCAATGAATGTCAGGCCAGGTACAAGAGATTCGTCAGAAGGTGATCAATTACCCATTTTGGATGAGCATAGTAATGTCTCTCCAGAATTGAAGTCTAACACATGCGcttcaagctcttcctCAGATGATTTCGTGCCAGTAAAAAACGGCGAGAACTACGATTGGATACATCGCCAAAAGCCCGACAGGCAACCAAGCAACAAGAGGCTAGTGCAAactcaaaatcaaagtAAAGTTGATATAGGCCAAGCGCACGAAGTTGAAGGTCATTTCCCGGAGAAAATATGA
- the TDEL0C04250 gene encoding uncharacterized protein (ancestral locus Anc_2.209): MYRVKAEFTGKSIGLPISKFILSKGKRGLNIASVLLKDVKGSNNPTSAEDLASRPDANATTRADYYEYERLLKDSVKDFKATWLNALAERKTQLAQGKVIDSYVYSHIKSTDVIDKTRKDSFAYVVLPFREDPLISDFYVNAAGRLRMGQLFQDLDSLAGKIAYKHTAPVEPMIVTASVDRIYLLKALDTIADYNIIISGAVTYTGRSSMEISISARAMQRDIPKEITEESLSEEDTFMTASFTFVARNPETHKSLAINRLLPLNEKEWMDFKRAESRMSAKKMKAANMDLEKYPPTKAESLLLHQLWAASKELASLKEKPSNIVFMKDTNVKSTMFMQPQYRNRHSYMIFGGYLMRQTFELAYCCAASFSHSLPRFVSLDSLTFNTPVPVGSVLHMDATVVYTEHLHESTSKPKVASVTDQSIDGNTVFHFQPTPVNELSMHENDFLSKPGTLVQIKVDTMVQQLASDKLKKSGSFIYSFFAPRDKDDQHTADPGYCTVVPESYSEMIEYIEGRRRANDTAMYAKTLKQTPN; the protein is encoded by the coding sequence atGTACAGAGTGAAGGCAGAGTTTACTGGTAAGTCCATTGGACTACCGATTTCGAAATTCATCCTCTCGAAAGGAAAAAGAGGCCTAAATATTGCGTCTGTGCTCCTGAAGGACGTCAAAGGTTCAAACAATCCAACATCCGCCGAAGATTTGGCTAGCAGACCGGATGCCAATGCCACCACAAGAGCGGACTACTACGAATATGAGCGTCTTTTAAAGGATTCGGtcaaggatttcaaagctaCATGGTTAAATGCCCTAGCTGAGCGTAAGACGCAATTGGCACAAGGTAAAGTCATTGATTCCTATGTGTATAGTCACATCAAATCCACTGATGTCATCGATAAGACAAGGAAAGACTCGTTCGCTTACGTTGTTCTGCCTTTCAGGGAAGATCCATTGATCTCTGACTTCTATGTTAATGCAGCTGGGCGATTAAGAATGGGTCAGctttttcaagatctcGATTCACTGGCTGGTAAGATTGCATACAAACACACCGCCCCGGTTGAGCCTATGATCGTCACAGCATCCGTTGACCGAATCTACCTGTTGAAGGCTTTAGACACTATCGCTGACTATAACATCATTATTTCTGGTGCTGTGACTTATACGGGTAGATCCTCAATGGAGATTTCCATCTCTGCAAGAGCTATGCAACGTGATATTCCTAAGGAAATTACCGAAGAGTCGCTCTCCGAGGAGGATACTTTCATGACAGCTTCATTCACATTTGTTGCCAGAAACCCTGAGACTCATAAATCATTAGCTATCAACAGACTTTTGCCATTGAACGAGAAGGAATGGATGGACTTTAAACGTGCCGAATCTCGTATGTCCGccaaaaagatgaaagctGCTAATATGGACCTAGAGAAATATCCGCCAACTAAAGCCGAGTccttgcttcttcatcaattatGGGCAGCCTCTAAAGAATTGGCTAGTTTGAAGGAAAAACCATCCAACATTGTGTTTATGAAAGACACAAATGTTAAATCTACTATGTTCATGCAACCTCAATACAGAAACAGACACTCATACATGATTTTTGGTGGTTACTTGATGAGACAGACATTCGAGTTAGCATATTGTTGTGCTGCTTCATTCTCTCATTCTTTGCCCAGATTCGTTTCCTTGGATTCTTTGACGTTCAACACACCCGTTCCCGTTGGTTCAGTGCTGCACATGGACGCCACTGTCGTCTACACAGAACATTTGCATGAATCTACGAGCAAGCCAAAGGTTGCTTCCGTGACGGATCAATCCATCGATGGTAATACTGTCTTCCATTTCCAACCAACCCCAGTCAATGAGCTATCTATGCATGAGAACGATTTCCTGTCCAAACCCGGTACTCTGGTTCAAATTAAAGTGGACACAATGGTCCAACAATTGGCTTCCGACAAATTAAAGAAGTCTGGATCTTTTatatattctttcttcgcTCCAAGAGATAAGGATGACCAGCATACAGCCGACCCAGGTTATTGTACTGTCGTCCCTGAATCCTACTCTGAGATGATAGAGTACATTGAGGGTAGAAGACGTGCAAACGATACCGCAATGTACGCTAAAACCTTAAAGCAAACCCCCAATTGA